In Coriobacteriaceae bacterium, a single window of DNA contains:
- the murI gene encoding glutamate racemase, which translates to MSDIDNLAGDTRPIGVFDSGLGGLTVARAIATALPRESVYYFGDTKRCPYGTRTEDEVRSFALQAGRWLSRHDVKIMVIACNTATAAALRLAQQVLDVPVIGVIAPGARAAINSTRTRRVGVLATNLTIRSGAYTRAIQDLDAGVDVYGCPASSFVEVVEHELASGAHLQEQWLENEDIFDTPAVRALVGTTVEPLHDRGIDTVVLGCTHFPLLVGPIRHALGPGVRVVSSAEETTRELTDILTRREQLAGDAAEPQHRFATTSDNIAEFAVAGSFIFGQPLKSIEHVDIDELG; encoded by the coding sequence ATGTCCGATATCGATAATCTGGCCGGGGACACGCGTCCGATCGGCGTGTTCGACTCGGGCCTGGGCGGCTTAACGGTCGCGCGCGCGATCGCAACGGCGCTTCCGCGCGAGTCCGTCTACTATTTCGGTGACACTAAACGCTGCCCTTATGGCACCCGCACCGAGGACGAGGTTCGCTCGTTTGCGCTGCAGGCGGGCCGCTGGCTATCGAGGCACGACGTTAAGATCATGGTCATCGCCTGTAACACGGCGACCGCCGCGGCCTTGCGTCTGGCTCAGCAAGTGCTCGACGTTCCTGTGATCGGCGTGATCGCCCCGGGCGCACGCGCCGCCATCAACAGCACGCGTACGCGTCGCGTGGGCGTGCTCGCCACCAACCTCACCATTCGCTCGGGCGCCTACACGCGCGCCATCCAGGATTTGGATGCTGGTGTCGATGTGTATGGCTGCCCGGCTTCGAGCTTTGTCGAGGTCGTCGAGCACGAGCTCGCCTCGGGCGCGCATCTGCAGGAGCAGTGGCTCGAGAACGAGGATATTTTTGATACGCCAGCCGTTCGCGCGCTGGTCGGCACCACAGTCGAGCCGCTGCACGATCGTGGCATCGATACCGTGGTACTCGGCTGCACGCATTTCCCGCTGCTGGTGGGTCCCATCCGCCATGCGCTAGGACCCGGGGTGCGCGTGGTGAGCTCCGCCGAGGAGACCACCCGCGAGCTGACCGATATCCTCACGCGCCGTGAGCAGCTGGCGGGCGATGCCGCCGAGCCACAGCATCGCTTTGCCACCACGTCTGACAACATTGCCGAGTTTGCGGTGGCGGGTAGCTTTATCTTTGGCCAGCCGCTTAAAAGCATCGAGCATGTCGATATCGACGAACTCGGTTAG
- a CDS encoding Cof-type HAD-IIB family hydrolase: MSHNILPTVAELSGEMRERLAKVKYVFTDLDATMLAPGSCVLRDNDGNPSTKLVEAVVALARAGIQVVPTSGRNRTMIHEDARVLGLNSYIGEMGGLVMYDLKANDWEYLTGDMPYDPACGLTPHQVIEQTGVCEKILARWPHKIEYHNDMSTGYKYREVTVGMRGDVPDDEVQAILDEAGCGLVWACNGHLTHLSKPTTLELNRVEDGRAFNINPAGLNKGVAIARFCEHLGIEREETLALGDSESDFYMADHVGMFCLVENGLTSAGAPEFLDACDNAYITRGKIVDGWVATAELLVAARS, from the coding sequence ATGTCCCACAACATCCTGCCGACCGTTGCCGAGCTTTCGGGCGAGATGCGCGAGCGCCTTGCCAAGGTCAAGTATGTCTTTACCGATCTGGACGCCACGATGCTCGCCCCCGGCTCGTGCGTGCTGCGCGATAACGACGGCAATCCCTCGACCAAGCTCGTCGAGGCGGTTGTCGCGCTCGCCCGTGCCGGCATCCAGGTGGTTCCCACCTCGGGTCGCAATCGCACCATGATCCATGAGGACGCCCGCGTGCTCGGCCTCAACTCCTACATCGGCGAGATGGGCGGCCTGGTCATGTACGACCTCAAGGCCAACGACTGGGAGTACCTGACGGGCGACATGCCCTACGACCCCGCCTGCGGTCTCACGCCGCACCAGGTGATCGAGCAGACCGGCGTGTGCGAGAAGATCCTTGCCCGCTGGCCGCACAAGATCGAATACCACAACGACATGTCGACCGGCTACAAGTACCGTGAGGTCACCGTCGGCATGCGCGGCGATGTGCCCGACGATGAGGTCCAGGCCATCCTGGACGAGGCCGGCTGCGGTCTGGTCTGGGCTTGCAACGGCCATCTGACTCACCTGTCCAAGCCGACGACGCTCGAGCTTAATCGCGTCGAGGACGGCCGCGCCTTCAACATCAATCCGGCGGGTCTCAACAAAGGCGTTGCCATTGCGCGCTTCTGCGAGCACCTGGGGATCGAGCGCGAGGAGACGCTTGCGCTCGGTGACTCCGAGTCCGACTTCTACATGGCCGACCATGTTGGCATGTTCTGCCTGGTCGAGAACGGTCTGACGAGCGCCGGTGCCCCGGAGTTCTTGGATGCCTGCGACAATGCCTATATTACGCGCGGCAAGATTGTCGACGGTTGGGTGGCAACGGCCGAGCTGTTGGTCGCGGCCCGTTCGTAG